The Bacteroidota bacterium genome includes a region encoding these proteins:
- a CDS encoding 3-deoxy-D-manno-octulosonic acid transferase: MKVVAIVFVLGIVFGASMLLFQQFYYSIFVRCYHTLIRIASLFNKKASLWVKGRKNLFENLKPLFQDNNKKIVWMHCASLGEFEQGRTVMESLKSKHPEIKILLTFYSPSGYENQKNYPYADHVCYFPADTAANAEKFISIVKPDIAIFVKYEFWIHHINALHKKNIPLFLISGIFRKKQLFFKWYAHIFRTALKKYTRIFVQNEDSLKLLQHIKITTAEICFDTRFDRVKTISENRKDFPEIATFVKDHNVIIAGSTWPKDEKLLAKAFYRSLVFVNFKIIIVPHNIDEKYMRKTKKLYKKFSLIYSELHKATEADLIGKRVLIIDNIGMLSSLYQYADINYIGGGFNKGIHNCLEAAVYGKPILFGPKFKKFNEAVELTQRNAAFDIRDYNELLNRINLMNQFQFIYTGAASDAEDYVQSHLGGTRKIVEATLEQLTIDN; encoded by the coding sequence ATGAAAGTAGTTGCTATTGTTTTTGTGCTGGGGATAGTGTTTGGAGCATCTATGTTGCTCTTTCAGCAATTTTATTACTCCATTTTTGTTAGATGTTATCACACCTTAATAAGAATTGCTTCTCTTTTTAATAAGAAAGCATCGTTATGGGTAAAGGGCAGAAAAAATTTATTTGAAAATTTAAAACCCCTCTTTCAGGACAACAATAAAAAAATCGTTTGGATGCATTGCGCTTCCCTTGGTGAGTTTGAACAAGGCAGAACGGTAATGGAATCGTTAAAGTCGAAACATCCCGAAATAAAAATATTACTTACATTTTATTCACCCTCCGGATATGAAAATCAAAAAAATTATCCCTATGCTGATCATGTATGTTATTTCCCCGCAGATACCGCTGCAAATGCAGAAAAATTTATATCTATTGTTAAACCGGATATTGCCATTTTTGTAAAATATGAATTTTGGATACATCATATTAATGCGTTACATAAAAAAAACATTCCCTTATTTTTAATTTCGGGAATATTCCGGAAAAAACAACTGTTTTTTAAATGGTATGCACACATTTTCAGAACAGCCTTAAAAAAATACACACGCATATTTGTTCAGAATGAAGATTCTTTAAAACTGCTTCAGCACATTAAAATAACAACGGCAGAAATTTGTTTCGACACACGTTTCGACAGAGTGAAAACAATTTCAGAAAATAGAAAAGATTTTCCCGAAATTGCTACGTTCGTGAAAGATCACAATGTAATAATTGCAGGAAGTACCTGGCCGAAGGATGAAAAATTACTTGCCAAAGCCTTTTATCGTTCACTCGTATTTGTAAATTTTAAGATCATTATTGTTCCGCATAATATTGATGAAAAGTATATGCGCAAAACAAAAAAATTATACAAAAAATTCTCTCTGATCTATTCTGAATTGCATAAAGCAACAGAAGCAGATCTTATCGGGAAAAGAGTATTGATCATTGATAATATCGGAATGCTTTCATCGCTGTATCAGTATGCAGATATAAATTATATAGGTGGAGGGTTTAATAAGGGCATACATAATTGCCTGGAAGCCGCTGTATATGGCAAACCAATACTTTTTGGGCCGAAATTTAAAAAATTTAATGAAGCTGTAGAATTAACTCAAAGAAATGCTGCATTCGATATACGCGACTACAATGAACTATTGAACAGGATAAACCTGATGAATCAATTTCAATTTATATATACAGGTGCCGCAAGCGATGCAGAAGATTATGTTCAATCACATCTGGGGGGAACTCGTAAAATTGTTGAAGCAACTTTGGAACAATTGACAATTGATAATTGA
- a CDS encoding DegT/DnrJ/EryC1/StrS family aminotransferase — MKKLQMVDLTGQYQKIKDEVDAGIQEVIDTTQFINGAATKQFASDLATYLQVKHVIPCANGTDALQIALMALGLQEGDEVISIPFTFVATVEVVALLKLKPVFVDVDENTFTIDVDKIEEKITSRTKAIIPVHLFGQSADMEKIMAIAAKHDLIVIEDNAQAIGSELMMGENRKVKTGAIGHVATTSFYPTKNLGAYGDGGALFTNDDNIAQKIKIICDHGSAKKYYYDAIGVNSRLDSIQAAILNVKLKNLDIYNAQRQNAAALYDAGLKDVPGILIPARFERSSHVFHQYTIKVAQNRDGLKDYLQEKGIPSMIYYPVPLHLSDAYQVYGYNRGDFPVSEKISQEVLSLPMHTELDVEQIEYICETIKEFVLKQISVIA, encoded by the coding sequence ATGAAAAAGTTACAAATGGTTGATCTTACAGGTCAATACCAAAAAATAAAGGATGAAGTGGATGCCGGTATTCAGGAGGTAATTGATACAACACAATTTATTAATGGTGCTGCAACCAAACAATTTGCCTCAGATCTGGCAACTTATCTGCAGGTTAAACATGTGATTCCTTGTGCCAATGGAACCGATGCCCTGCAAATTGCATTGATGGCGCTTGGTCTTCAGGAGGGTGATGAAGTGATCTCCATTCCTTTCACCTTTGTAGCTACGGTGGAAGTTGTTGCCTTATTAAAGTTGAAACCTGTTTTTGTTGATGTGGATGAAAATACATTCACAATAGACGTTGATAAAATTGAAGAAAAAATAACATCCCGAACAAAAGCGATAATTCCAGTGCACCTCTTTGGCCAAAGTGCCGATATGGAAAAGATCATGGCGATTGCTGCAAAACATGATCTTATTGTAATTGAGGATAATGCGCAGGCAATAGGAAGTGAATTGATGATGGGAGAAAACAGGAAAGTTAAAACAGGAGCCATCGGGCATGTTGCAACCACTTCATTTTATCCTACAAAAAACCTTGGTGCATATGGTGATGGCGGCGCACTTTTTACAAATGATGATAATATCGCCCAAAAAATTAAGATCATTTGTGATCACGGTTCGGCAAAAAAATATTATTATGATGCAATAGGAGTTAATTCAAGACTCGACAGTATACAGGCGGCAATTTTAAATGTAAAACTTAAAAATCTTGATATTTATAATGCACAGCGTCAAAATGCAGCTGCTTTGTACGATGCCGGATTAAAAGATGTACCAGGAATATTAATTCCCGCAAGATTTGAAAGATCAAGCCATGTATTTCATCAATACACCATTAAAGTGGCACAAAACAGAGATGGACTAAAAGACTATTTGCAGGAAAAAGGAATTCCATCTATGATCTATTATCCGGTGCCTTTACACCTAAGTGATGCATATCAGGTTTATGGATATAATAGAGGTGATTTTCCTGTAAGCGAAAAAATATCGCAGGAAGTTTTATCCCTTCCCATGCATACGGAATTGGATGTTGAACAAATAGAATATATATGTGAAACTATTAAAGAATTTGTATTAAAACAGATTTCGGTAATAGCCTGA
- a CDS encoding nucleotide sugar dehydrogenase, translating to MFNKLKQGENKISVIGLGYVGLPIALEFGRKFSVVGYDIDEERIHMLNAGIDEGNDIEPHAFENTNVVFTTDLKELETCNFHIIAVPTPVDEHKVPDLSPLIAATKSIAGILKTGDYIVYESTVFPGCTEDICLPVLEDGSGLKLNTGFKLGYSPERINPGDVQYTLKNVIKIVSGSDAEALENISAIYSEIVLPGVYQASSIKVAEAAKILENTQRDLNIALMNELSIILDKMNVNTYEVIEAAGTKWNFHKYKPGLVGGHCIGVDPYYLTYKAMELGYEPYVILGGRKVNDNMAFYVARRCMQKLIEAGKNLTDSRILVMGLTFKENVSDIRNSKVADLVHELLSFGLHVDVTEPNVSSAEVKEEYKFGLLEEIKDKYDAIIIAVAHKEYLKLDENYFLSHAKENCLLIDIKGIYRNKFNNFNYWSL from the coding sequence ATGTTCAACAAACTTAAACAGGGTGAAAATAAAATTTCAGTGATCGGTCTTGGATATGTTGGGCTGCCAATTGCATTGGAATTTGGACGTAAATTTTCTGTTGTTGGGTATGATATTGATGAAGAACGCATACATATGTTAAATGCGGGTATTGATGAAGGCAATGATATAGAACCACATGCTTTTGAAAATACAAATGTTGTATTCACTACCGACTTGAAGGAGCTGGAAACTTGTAATTTCCATATTATTGCTGTTCCAACTCCGGTGGATGAACATAAGGTTCCTGATTTATCTCCCTTGATTGCTGCAACAAAATCCATTGCAGGAATTTTAAAGACGGGTGATTATATTGTTTATGAATCAACTGTTTTTCCCGGATGCACGGAAGATATTTGTTTGCCTGTGTTGGAAGATGGTTCCGGACTTAAATTAAATACCGGGTTCAAATTAGGATATTCTCCTGAACGAATTAATCCGGGTGATGTGCAATACACACTTAAAAATGTAATTAAAATAGTATCAGGTTCTGATGCGGAAGCATTGGAAAATATCAGTGCCATTTATTCTGAAATTGTTTTACCCGGCGTATATCAGGCTTCCAGTATTAAGGTTGCCGAAGCGGCAAAAATTCTTGAAAATACACAACGGGATCTCAATATTGCTTTGATGAATGAATTATCCATAATTCTGGATAAGATGAACGTAAATACTTATGAGGTAATTGAAGCTGCAGGAACAAAATGGAATTTTCATAAATACAAACCCGGTCTTGTTGGAGGACATTGCATAGGAGTTGATCCCTATTATCTCACCTATAAGGCTATGGAACTTGGATATGAACCTTATGTAATTTTGGGTGGAAGAAAAGTAAATGATAATATGGCGTTTTATGTTGCCCGACGCTGCATGCAGAAATTAATTGAAGCGGGTAAAAATCTTACGGATTCAAGAATATTAGTGATGGGATTAACGTTCAAGGAAAATGTGAGTGATATCCGGAATTCAAAAGTAGCTGATCTGGTTCATGAATTATTATCTTTTGGATTACATGTTGATGTTACAGAACCCAATGTTAGCTCAGCAGAAGTAAAGGAAGAATATAAGTTTGGTCTTCTGGAGGAGATTAAAGATAAATATGATGCGATAATTATTGCTGTAGCCCACAAAGAGTATCTTAAATTGGATGAAAATTATTTTTTATCGCATGCGAAGGAGAATTGTTTATTAATAGATATTAAAGGAATTTATCGGAATAAATTTAATAATTTTAATTATTGGTCATTATAA
- the rfbB gene encoding dTDP-glucose 4,6-dehydratase yields MKKSILITGGAGFIGSHVVRLFVNKYPEYQIINLDKLTYAGNLANLTDIEDKENYSFVKGDIVDAEFIGQLFEEHIIDGIIHLAAESHVDRSISNPIEFVMTNVVGTVNLLNAAKLQWKDNSEGKLFYHVSTDEVYGSLGDEGFFYENTNYDPHSPYSASKASSDHFVRAYHDTYKLPVVISNCSNNYGSFQFPEKLIPLAINNIKNNKPIPVYGKGENVRDWLWVEDHAKAIDTIFHSGKIGDTYNIGGFNEWKNIDLIKLLCNIMDNKLQREPGTSEKLISYVTDRAGHDLRYAIDASKLSNDLGWKPSLQFEEGLEKTVDWYLNNEDWLNNITSGDYKKYYDNQYASR; encoded by the coding sequence ATGAAAAAATCAATTTTAATTACCGGAGGTGCGGGATTTATAGGTTCGCACGTGGTGCGTTTATTTGTGAATAAATATCCTGAATATCAGATCATTAATCTGGATAAACTCACCTATGCAGGAAATCTTGCAAATCTCACTGATATTGAGGATAAGGAAAATTATTCTTTTGTGAAGGGAGATATAGTTGATGCAGAATTTATAGGTCAGCTATTTGAGGAACATATAATTGATGGAATAATTCACCTCGCAGCAGAAAGTCATGTTGACAGATCCATTTCAAATCCGATTGAATTTGTGATGACCAATGTTGTAGGAACTGTTAATTTATTAAATGCAGCAAAATTACAATGGAAGGATAATTCGGAAGGTAAATTATTTTATCATGTATCTACGGACGAAGTTTATGGAAGTTTAGGTGATGAAGGTTTTTTTTATGAGAATACCAATTATGATCCGCATTCACCCTATTCCGCATCAAAAGCATCAAGCGATCACTTTGTAAGAGCTTACCACGATACGTATAAATTGCCCGTAGTTATTTCCAATTGTTCCAATAATTACGGATCGTTTCAATTCCCTGAAAAATTGATCCCTTTGGCGATAAATAATATAAAAAATAATAAGCCAATACCGGTGTACGGTAAAGGAGAGAATGTTCGCGATTGGCTTTGGGTGGAAGACCATGCAAAAGCAATTGATACCATTTTTCATTCCGGTAAAATTGGCGACACTTATAATATCGGTGGATTTAATGAGTGGAAAAATATCGATCTGATCAAATTGTTGTGCAATATCATGGATAACAAATTGCAGCGGGAACCGGGAACCAGCGAAAAACTGATAAGTTATGTTACAGATCGTGCGGGCCATGATCTGAGATATGCGATTGACGCTTCAAAATTAAGTAATGACCTGGGTTGGAAACCATCACTTCAATTTGAAGAAGGTTTGGAAAAAACGGTTGATTGGTATTTAAACAATGAAGATTGGTTAAACAATATTACCAGTGGTGATTATAAAAAATACTATGATAATCAATATGCATCAAGATAG
- a CDS encoding capsular biosynthesis protein → MGNLFGKLFDHKDLLDFSVLNADMHSHLIPNIDDGSVSILESQKMISGLRAMGFKKFITTPHIMPEVFKNNKEIIENASHNLNAELAEDDVSVIAAAEYYIDQEFPNRVRNDEKFLTFGENYILIEVNMMAREKRLEEVLFELNLKGYKPVLAHVERYPYMFEGNSLAYYSSLLDADVLLQVNLRSFTGQYGEIQKKIARQLAEHNMINFLGTDIHHENQLPIIYQSMKDPYVQKLLIKNKLLNNQL, encoded by the coding sequence ATGGGTAACCTTTTTGGTAAATTATTTGATCATAAAGACCTGCTCGATTTTAGTGTTTTAAATGCGGATATGCATTCGCATTTAATTCCGAATATCGACGACGGTTCAGTGAGCATTCTGGAAAGCCAAAAAATGATTTCCGGATTGCGCGCGATGGGATTCAAAAAATTTATTACGACCCCACATATCATGCCTGAGGTTTTTAAGAATAATAAAGAGATAATAGAGAACGCCAGTCATAATTTAAATGCTGAACTTGCCGAAGACGATGTTTCTGTGATTGCAGCAGCGGAATATTATATTGACCAGGAATTTCCAAACAGGGTACGCAACGATGAAAAATTTTTAACATTCGGCGAAAATTACATTTTGATAGAAGTAAATATGATGGCAAGAGAAAAGCGCCTGGAGGAAGTTTTGTTTGAACTTAATTTAAAAGGATATAAACCGGTATTAGCCCACGTTGAACGATATCCATATATGTTTGAAGGAAACTCGCTGGCATATTATTCAAGTTTATTGGATGCTGATGTTTTGTTGCAAGTAAATTTACGTTCATTCACTGGCCAATATGGGGAGATTCAAAAAAAAATAGCAAGACAACTTGCAGAACACAATATGATCAATTTTTTGGGTACAGATATTCATCATGAAAATCAACTACCCATTATTTATCAATCAATGAAAGACCCTTATGTTCAAAAATTATTGATCAAGAACAAATTATTGAATAATCAACTATAG
- the rfbC gene encoding dTDP-4-dehydrorhamnose 3,5-epimerase produces the protein MPFTDTPIPDLFVFEPNIFEDARGYFFESFNTAIFAEKNINTNFVQDNQSKSSYGVLRGLHYQLNPFSQAKLVRVISGEVLDVAVDIRQNSPTYGQHFSIILSAENKKQLYIPRGFAHGFVVLSETAEFFYKCDNFYSKEHDAGIIYNDVSLNIDWILKPDMILVSEKDKNLPALISSKNNFI, from the coding sequence ATGCCATTTACCGACACCCCAATTCCTGACCTTTTTGTTTTTGAACCGAATATATTTGAAGATGCCAGGGGTTATTTTTTTGAGTCATTTAATACAGCAATTTTTGCGGAAAAAAATATAAACACGAATTTTGTACAGGATAATCAATCAAAATCGAGTTATGGGGTTTTACGTGGATTACATTATCAGCTTAATCCTTTTTCTCAGGCAAAATTAGTACGCGTTATTTCAGGTGAGGTGCTGGATGTGGCCGTGGACATAAGGCAAAATTCACCCACTTATGGTCAACATTTTTCTATAATATTATCGGCTGAAAATAAAAAACAACTATATATTCCGAGAGGATTTGCACATGGTTTTGTAGTATTGAGTGAAACGGCAGAGTTTTTTTATAAATGTGATAATTTTTATTCCAAAGAACACGATGCGGGAATTATTTATAATGATGTTTCCCTAAATATTGATTGGATCTTAAAACCGGATATGATTCTTGTTTCTGAAAAGGATAAAAATCTGCCCGCATTAATTTCTTCAAAAAATAATTTTATTTAA
- the cysQ gene encoding 3'(2'),5'-bisphosphate nucleotidase CysQ yields the protein MLEKIDVNKIIAIAEEAGREIMKIYETGDFAITDKSDNSPLTKADKAGNAVIVAALKENYPDIPIISEENKMIDYSERKDWEYFWLVDPLDGTKEFIKKNGEFTVNIALIRNGKPVMGVVGIPAKNQMYYAVENKGAFKIDEEGNKIKLEVNAPKENEIALIGSRSHPSPEFDAYLKDMEQKYETVNFVPAGSSLKFCLVAEGKADVYPRLGPTMEWDTAAGHALVLEAGARVKVYGGVTDLQYNKENLLNPFFIVERNN from the coding sequence ATGCTAGAAAAAATTGATGTAAATAAAATTATCGCCATTGCTGAGGAAGCAGGCAGAGAGATCATGAAAATTTATGAAACCGGTGATTTTGCCATCACTGATAAAAGTGATAATTCTCCTTTAACAAAAGCGGATAAAGCCGGAAATGCAGTTATTGTTGCGGCATTAAAAGAAAACTATCCCGATATTCCTATCATTTCTGAAGAAAATAAAATGATTGACTACAGCGAAAGAAAAGATTGGGAATATTTCTGGCTTGTTGATCCATTGGACGGAACCAAAGAGTTTATTAAAAAGAATGGTGAATTTACCGTTAATATTGCGCTCATTCGCAACGGAAAACCAGTTATGGGAGTTGTTGGAATTCCTGCAAAAAATCAAATGTATTATGCCGTTGAGAATAAGGGTGCATTCAAAATTGATGAGGAAGGAAATAAAATTAAACTGGAGGTAAACGCTCCAAAAGAAAATGAGATCGCCTTGATTGGAAGTCGCTCTCATCCATCACCGGAATTCGATGCATATTTAAAGGATATGGAGCAAAAATATGAAACAGTGAATTTTGTTCCTGCCGGAAGTTCCTTAAAATTCTGTCTTGTTGCAGAGGGAAAAGCTGATGTATATCCACGTTTAGGCCCAACTATGGAATGGGACACTGCCGCGGGTCACGCACTTGTTTTGGAAGCCGGAGCCAGAGTTAAAGTTTATGGAGGTGTTACTGACCTTCAATACAATAAAGAAAATTTATTAAACCCATTCTTTATAGTTGAAAGAAATAATTGA
- a CDS encoding glycosyl hydrolase, translating into MRKLSAGFLSLFIYLFASAQTAETVVDTAAVAPPVLTERQLGLQKRKAMENSTLLSNVEFTNIGPTIMSGRVTDLDVNPKDPTKFYVSYASGGLWYTENNGLSFTPLFDNEDVITIGDFAVDWANNIIWVGTGEVNSSRSSYAGIGVYKSVDGGKSWEYCGLPESHHIGRIVINPRDPNMVYVAVLGHLYTPNVERGVYKTTDGGKTWKQTLFIDENTGAIDLLIDPNVPDFLYACTWHRERRAWNFVESGSGSGIYKSVDQGETWNLLTKNGSGFPQGEGIGRIGIAVSYQRNNIVYAVVDNQTPKEVDPAERMRKADEEIFNMDSLKALTKEKFAMLDNADLANFLEKNKFPKDQTASLLKEKVANEEYLPTVLTDYLNDGGYIFNLPIKGCEIYRSDDGGTTWFRTHDKYLDGAFFTYGYYFSTIEVSPKNDNKIIVSAFNALLSEDGGKTFKNIDGDNVHPDHHVAWMNPSNDKHIIVGNDGGINITYDNGKNWYLANNPAVGQFYSVTVDDATPYNVYGGLQDNGVWTGPSTYNKNNYWYSSGKYPYQAIYGGDGMQVQVDTRNNETVYTGYQFGYYARLNKNSGKEELSIRPATKFGEAPLRYNWQTPIALSKHSQDILYYGSNRFHRSLNKGENLVTLSEDLSNGKIEGDVAYGTITTISESPIKFGLLYCGTDDGNIWVSKDNGYNWNKINVFIKKEMPATKAKTPPPAINIIPEGLWVSRVVAGKYNESTVIASLNGYRNDNFNPYLFISDDYGLTWSQIGTDLPAEPINVVKEDPKNYNILYVGTDNGLYISLNRGRNFMTFSAGMPRVAVHDLAIQERENEIVVGTHGRSLYKADLDEVQALDSLISKDIYLFAIDNISYDENLGKQFNVFNDTYVYDQQFAYFVKSAGVVTIQIATDDGTILTEMTDNAEAGINYLKYDLSIDNKFEAVYENYLNNQPVDGMRKVADVKAADNGKIYVMPGKFQIKMSTESLNNVVENFEVVKMD; encoded by the coding sequence ATGAGAAAACTTTCAGCCGGTTTTTTAAGTTTATTTATTTATTTATTCGCTTCTGCTCAAACTGCAGAAACCGTTGTGGATACGGCAGCGGTGGCTCCTCCCGTATTAACGGAACGTCAATTGGGCCTTCAAAAGCGCAAGGCAATGGAAAACAGTACGCTACTGAGCAATGTGGAATTTACAAATATTGGTCCTACCATAATGAGCGGACGTGTGACAGACTTAGACGTTAACCCAAAGGATCCCACAAAATTTTATGTATCCTATGCCAGTGGTGGATTGTGGTATACGGAGAACAATGGATTGTCATTTACACCGCTTTTTGATAATGAAGATGTAATAACAATTGGTGACTTTGCTGTAGACTGGGCAAACAATATTATTTGGGTCGGTACAGGTGAAGTAAATAGCTCCCGCTCAAGTTACGCGGGAATTGGCGTTTATAAGTCGGTTGATGGGGGTAAAAGTTGGGAATACTGTGGTTTACCTGAATCGCATCACATTGGTAGAATTGTGATAAATCCAAGAGATCCGAATATGGTTTATGTTGCAGTATTGGGGCATTTATATACTCCGAATGTAGAAAGAGGGGTATATAAAACAACTGATGGTGGAAAAACATGGAAACAAACCTTATTTATTGATGAAAATACAGGTGCTATTGATCTGTTGATAGATCCAAATGTTCCGGATTTTTTATATGCCTGCACCTGGCACCGTGAACGCCGGGCGTGGAATTTTGTAGAATCAGGTTCGGGTTCCGGAATTTATAAGTCAGTTGATCAGGGTGAAACATGGAATCTGTTGACAAAAAATGGGTCTGGTTTTCCGCAGGGCGAGGGAATCGGAAGAATTGGAATTGCAGTTTCTTATCAGAGAAATAATATAGTTTATGCAGTAGTTGATAATCAAACTCCAAAAGAGGTTGATCCCGCAGAAAGGATGCGAAAGGCGGATGAGGAAATTTTTAACATGGATTCATTAAAAGCGCTTACAAAAGAAAAATTTGCTATGCTGGACAATGCAGATCTTGCAAATTTTTTAGAAAAAAATAAATTCCCCAAAGATCAAACGGCTTCCCTTTTAAAAGAGAAAGTTGCGAACGAAGAATATTTACCAACAGTTTTAACAGATTATTTAAATGATGGAGGATATATTTTTAATTTACCGATAAAAGGCTGCGAAATATATAGAAGCGATGATGGTGGTACAACCTGGTTCAGAACACATGATAAATATCTCGACGGTGCATTTTTTACATATGGATATTATTTCAGTACTATTGAAGTGAGTCCGAAAAACGACAATAAAATAATTGTTTCTGCATTTAATGCATTGCTTAGTGAAGATGGTGGAAAAACCTTTAAAAATATAGATGGAGATAATGTACATCCCGATCATCATGTAGCATGGATGAATCCGTCAAATGATAAACATATAATTGTTGGAAACGACGGCGGTATAAATATTACTTATGACAACGGGAAAAATTGGTATCTGGCAAATAATCCTGCAGTTGGTCAATTTTATTCTGTTACCGTAGATGATGCAACACCCTATAATGTGTATGGAGGATTGCAGGATAACGGCGTGTGGACAGGCCCTTCCACTTATAATAAAAATAACTATTGGTATTCTTCAGGAAAATATCCCTATCAGGCAATTTATGGTGGGGATGGAATGCAAGTTCAGGTTGATACAAGAAATAATGAAACCGTATATACGGGATATCAGTTTGGATATTATGCACGTTTAAATAAAAATTCAGGAAAAGAAGAATTAAGTATTCGCCCGGCTACCAAATTTGGTGAGGCGCCACTGCGGTATAATTGGCAAACTCCTATTGCACTTAGTAAACACAGTCAGGATATTTTGTATTATGGGTCTAACAGATTTCATCGATCATTAAATAAAGGGGAGAATTTAGTTACACTTAGTGAAGATCTTTCCAATGGAAAAATAGAAGGTGATGTAGCATACGGAACAATAACAACAATTTCTGAATCACCAATTAAATTCGGTTTATTGTACTGTGGTACAGATGATGGAAATATTTGGGTGAGTAAAGACAATGGATACAACTGGAATAAAATAAATGTTTTTATTAAAAAGGAGATGCCTGCTACCAAAGCAAAAACACCTCCGCCGGCTATAAATATTATTCCGGAGGGGTTATGGGTGAGTAGAGTAGTGGCTGGAAAATATAATGAATCAACTGTTATTGCCTCTTTGAATGGATATAGGAACGATAATTTCAATCCGTATTTATTTATAAGCGACGATTATGGATTAACCTGGTCGCAAATTGGAACTGACCTGCCGGCAGAACCTATTAATGTGGTAAAAGAAGATCCTAAAAATTATAATATTCTTTATGTAGGCACCGATAATGGTCTTTACATTTCATTAAACAGAGGAAGAAATTTCATGACCTTCAGCGCCGGGATGCCCCGCGTAGCTGTGCATGATCTCGCAATTCAGGAACGGGAAAATGAAATAGTGGTAGGCACACATGGGAGAAGTTTATATAAGGCCGACCTTGATGAAGTGCAGGCTCTTGATTCGTTAATTTCAAAAGATATCTATCTATTTGCGATAGATAATATAAGTTATGATGAAAATCTGGGTAAACAATTTAATGTTTTTAACGATACTTATGTGTATGATCAGCAGTTTGCATATTTTGTAAAATCTGCCGGAGTGGTAACCATTCAGATCGCTACTGATGATGGTACTATTTTAACAGAAATGACCGATAATGCCGAAGCAGGAATTAATTATTTAAAGTATGATCTTAGTATCGATAATAAATTTGAAGCTGTATATGAAAATTATTTGAATAATCAACCTGTGGATGGCATGCGTAAAGTTGCGGATGTAAAAGCTGCGGACAACGGAAAAATTTATGTAATGCCGGGAAAATTTCAAATTAAAATGTCGACAGAAAGTTTGAATAATGTGGTGGAGAATTTTGAGGTGGTGAAAATGGACTAA
- a CDS encoding response regulator, whose protein sequence is MSKENFHILVIDDNEDILFMLNAMLKHKGYNYVTTRDNAVQIEEFILQIKPHIILMDMHLSGIDGCDICRELKAKEEFKHLPILMISADPIARERCTDAGADHFIEKPFEMMELVSIVDAIYERVYRTW, encoded by the coding sequence ATGTCGAAAGAAAATTTTCACATATTGGTAATTGACGATAATGAGGATATACTTTTTATGTTAAATGCTATGTTGAAACATAAGGGGTACAATTATGTAACCACAAGAGATAATGCGGTACAAATTGAAGAATTTATTTTGCAAATTAAACCGCATATAATTCTTATGGATATGCATCTGTCAGGTATCGACGGTTGTGATATTTGCAGAGAATTGAAAGCAAAGGAAGAGTTTAAACATCTCCCTATTTTAATGATATCAGCAGATCCAATTGCCAGAGAACGATGCACCGATGCAGGCGCCGATCATTTTATTGAAAAACCTTTCGAAATGATGGAACTGGTTTCAATTGTTGATGCAATTTATGAGCGAGTATATCGCACATGGTGA